In the genome of Monodelphis domestica isolate mMonDom1 chromosome 2, mMonDom1.pri, whole genome shotgun sequence, one region contains:
- the HELZ-AS1 gene encoding translation initiation factor IF-2 isoform X4: MNGLNAHIKAGEERSERNGIPVSRRWRPAPGPARTGRSRTGERAEVGPRDSTRKLGSKDQAFPCPTLTAGTFGAETSRRHSGSPRGSHQAGGPHRSPRGQQDPRAEPAEPTAAGGQSPGGGRAQDPTGAGHPGAGRCHCQEAGSRSRAGHLQGQTPSLGEAVAGGGGREAEADGGDRGLEGLHSLLPTPLKTQSPNPFLTP, encoded by the exons ATGAATGGGCTCAATGCGCATATAAAGGCTGGGGAGGAGCGATCAGAAAGGAATGGAATTCCAGTCTCCCGCAGGTGGAGGCCAGCCCCGGGGCCGGCCCGGACCGGGAGGAGTAGGACTGGGGAGAGGGCAGAGGTGGGGCCCCGTGACTCCACCAGGAAGCTAGGGTCCAAGGACCAAGCATTTCCCTGTCCCACCCTGACAGCCGGAACCTTCGGCGCTG AAACCAGCCGGCGACATTCCGGGAGCCCCAGAGGCAGCCACCAGGCTGGTGGACCCCACAGGAGCCCCAGAGGACAGCAAGACCCCAGGGCGGAGCCAG CTGAGCCCACAGCCGCTGGTGGCCAGAGCCCTGGGGGAGGCCGGGCCCAAGACCCCACTGGAGCAGGTCACCCGGGAGCGGGACGATGCCATTGCCAA gaAGCTGGCAGTAGAAGCCGAGCTGGGCATCTGCAGGGCCAAACTCCAAGCCTCGGAGAAGCAGTTGCTGGAGGTGGTGGCAGAGAAGCTGAAGCTGATGGAGGAGATCGAGGCCTGGAAG GACTACATTCTCTGCTTCCAACTCCACTGAAGACTCAGAGCCCTAATCCTTTTTTGACTCCATGA
- the HELZ-AS1 gene encoding translation initiation factor IF-2 isoform X2, with the protein MNGLNAHIKAGEERSERNGIPVSRRWRPAPGPARTGRSRTGERAEVGPRDSTRKLGSKDQAFPCPTLTAGTFGAETSRRHSGSPRGSHQAGGPHRSPRGQQDPRAEPAEPTAAGGQSPGGGRAQDPTGAGHPGAGRCHCQEAGSRSRAGHLQGQTPSLGEAVAGGGGREAEADGGDRGLEGRHAGADPPADSQAAAERGQGRCLRAQSPPGWPDLPFLPVAVEMAEDYILCFQLH; encoded by the exons ATGAATGGGCTCAATGCGCATATAAAGGCTGGGGAGGAGCGATCAGAAAGGAATGGAATTCCAGTCTCCCGCAGGTGGAGGCCAGCCCCGGGGCCGGCCCGGACCGGGAGGAGTAGGACTGGGGAGAGGGCAGAGGTGGGGCCCCGTGACTCCACCAGGAAGCTAGGGTCCAAGGACCAAGCATTTCCCTGTCCCACCCTGACAGCCGGAACCTTCGGCGCTG AAACCAGCCGGCGACATTCCGGGAGCCCCAGAGGCAGCCACCAGGCTGGTGGACCCCACAGGAGCCCCAGAGGACAGCAAGACCCCAGGGCGGAGCCAG CTGAGCCCACAGCCGCTGGTGGCCAGAGCCCTGGGGGAGGCCGGGCCCAAGACCCCACTGGAGCAGGTCACCCGGGAGCGGGACGATGCCATTGCCAA gaAGCTGGCAGTAGAAGCCGAGCTGGGCATCTGCAGGGCCAAACTCCAAGCCTCGGAGAAGCAGTTGCTGGAGGTGGTGGCAGAGAAGCTGAAGCTGATGGAGGAGATCGAGGCCTGGAAG GAAGACATGCAGGAGCTGATCCGCCAGCAGATTCACAGGCAGCTGCAGAGAGAGGGCAGGGCCGCTGCCTCCGAGCCCAGAGCCCCCCGGGCTGGCCTGACCTCCCATTTCTCCCAGTGGCAGTGGAGATGGCGGAG GACTACATTCTCTGCTTCCAACTCCACTGA
- the HELZ-AS1 gene encoding translation initiation factor IF-2 isoform X3, with amino-acid sequence MNGLNAHIKAGEERSERNGIPVSRRWRPAPGPARTGRSRTGERAEVGPRDSTRKLGSKDQAFPCPTLTAGTFGAAEPTAAGGQSPGGGRAQDPTGAGHPGAGRCHCQEAGSRSRAGHLQGQTPSLGEAVAGGGGREAEADGGDRGLEGRHAGADPPADSQAAAERGQGRCLRAQSPPGWPDLPFLPVAVEMAEVRGLEVALVSRL; translated from the exons ATGAATGGGCTCAATGCGCATATAAAGGCTGGGGAGGAGCGATCAGAAAGGAATGGAATTCCAGTCTCCCGCAGGTGGAGGCCAGCCCCGGGGCCGGCCCGGACCGGGAGGAGTAGGACTGGGGAGAGGGCAGAGGTGGGGCCCCGTGACTCCACCAGGAAGCTAGGGTCCAAGGACCAAGCATTTCCCTGTCCCACCCTGACAGCCGGAACCTTCGGCGCTG CTGAGCCCACAGCCGCTGGTGGCCAGAGCCCTGGGGGAGGCCGGGCCCAAGACCCCACTGGAGCAGGTCACCCGGGAGCGGGACGATGCCATTGCCAA gaAGCTGGCAGTAGAAGCCGAGCTGGGCATCTGCAGGGCCAAACTCCAAGCCTCGGAGAAGCAGTTGCTGGAGGTGGTGGCAGAGAAGCTGAAGCTGATGGAGGAGATCGAGGCCTGGAAG GAAGACATGCAGGAGCTGATCCGCCAGCAGATTCACAGGCAGCTGCAGAGAGAGGGCAGGGCCGCTGCCTCCGAGCCCAGAGCCCCCCGGGCTGGCCTGACCTCCCATTTCTCCCAGTGGCAGTGGAGATGGCGGAGGTGAGAGGGCTGGAAGTAGCGCTAGTCAGCAGACTCTGA
- the HELZ-AS1 gene encoding translation initiation factor IF-2 isoform X1, whose protein sequence is MNGLNAHIKAGEERSERNGIPVSRRWRPAPGPARTGRSRTGERAEVGPRDSTRKLGSKDQAFPCPTLTAGTFGAETSRRHSGSPRGSHQAGGPHRSPRGQQDPRAEPAEPTAAGGQSPGGGRAQDPTGAGHPGAGRCHCQEAGSRSRAGHLQGQTPSLGEAVAGGGGREAEADGGDRGLEGRHAGADPPADSQAAAERGQGRCLRAQSPPGWPDLPFLPVAVEMAEVRGLEVALVSRL, encoded by the exons ATGAATGGGCTCAATGCGCATATAAAGGCTGGGGAGGAGCGATCAGAAAGGAATGGAATTCCAGTCTCCCGCAGGTGGAGGCCAGCCCCGGGGCCGGCCCGGACCGGGAGGAGTAGGACTGGGGAGAGGGCAGAGGTGGGGCCCCGTGACTCCACCAGGAAGCTAGGGTCCAAGGACCAAGCATTTCCCTGTCCCACCCTGACAGCCGGAACCTTCGGCGCTG AAACCAGCCGGCGACATTCCGGGAGCCCCAGAGGCAGCCACCAGGCTGGTGGACCCCACAGGAGCCCCAGAGGACAGCAAGACCCCAGGGCGGAGCCAG CTGAGCCCACAGCCGCTGGTGGCCAGAGCCCTGGGGGAGGCCGGGCCCAAGACCCCACTGGAGCAGGTCACCCGGGAGCGGGACGATGCCATTGCCAA gaAGCTGGCAGTAGAAGCCGAGCTGGGCATCTGCAGGGCCAAACTCCAAGCCTCGGAGAAGCAGTTGCTGGAGGTGGTGGCAGAGAAGCTGAAGCTGATGGAGGAGATCGAGGCCTGGAAG GAAGACATGCAGGAGCTGATCCGCCAGCAGATTCACAGGCAGCTGCAGAGAGAGGGCAGGGCCGCTGCCTCCGAGCCCAGAGCCCCCCGGGCTGGCCTGACCTCCCATTTCTCCCAGTGGCAGTGGAGATGGCGGAGGTGAGAGGGCTGGAAGTAGCGCTAGTCAGCAGACTCTGA